From the genome of Bacillota bacterium, one region includes:
- a CDS encoding transposase, whose amino-acid sequence MPLITLKAQIHADSRIEAVLKDAMFCATKVYNGLLWHLRKEYKETGRVNISRKNLNRILKELPRAKGYYSMSVQLTRDEVREAYKSFFALKKKGLTRHEAPGFRRKNCLSPLKYVQSGFRIDGDRVTLSLGTGREDGVKQVSFRISHRPDVEYERVRELSITYDKISGRCEARLVVEVKARENNGTGKAAVDLGETILMACAFDDGTVTLYSGRLIKAIRRYWQKMRANLQRNSCRWKQVAHREKKQVEQLLHVATSHFIAECIRRGVKEIVVGNLNGIRESIDYGDRLNQRLHAWPYRKLVNMLKYKGALVGIIVRDDVDEDNTSKTCHSCGAIKTSNRKRRGLYACSCGWRAQADANGALNIFERAFQVSPVKGSSGRVARPAVVSYLLGWHGVAEPKRKNKFLRASA is encoded by the coding sequence GTGCCCCTAATCACACTCAAAGCCCAAATCCATGCGGATTCGCGGATTGAAGCTGTTCTGAAGGATGCCATGTTCTGTGCCACCAAGGTCTACAACGGCCTTCTGTGGCATCTGCGGAAAGAGTACAAAGAAACCGGAAGGGTAAATATTTCTCGAAAGAATCTCAACCGCATCTTAAAGGAGCTGCCCAGGGCTAAAGGGTACTACTCGATGTCAGTCCAACTCACGCGGGACGAAGTGCGGGAAGCGTATAAGTCTTTCTTTGCCCTCAAGAAAAAGGGTCTTACGCGGCACGAAGCTCCCGGCTTCCGCCGGAAGAACTGTCTTTCCCCGCTCAAGTATGTCCAGAGCGGGTTCAGGATAGATGGAGACAGGGTTACACTGAGCCTGGGCACCGGCCGGGAAGACGGTGTAAAACAGGTTTCTTTCCGCATATCTCACCGTCCTGATGTTGAATACGAGCGGGTGCGGGAACTCTCCATCACCTACGACAAGATATCCGGGCGCTGTGAGGCCCGTCTAGTGGTGGAAGTCAAGGCCCGTGAAAACAACGGGACGGGGAAGGCGGCAGTAGACCTCGGGGAGACGATCCTCATGGCCTGCGCCTTTGACGATGGCACGGTAACGCTCTACTCCGGCAGGCTGATCAAGGCTATAAGGCGCTACTGGCAGAAGATGCGGGCAAACCTTCAGCGGAACTCCTGCAGATGGAAGCAGGTAGCGCACCGGGAGAAGAAGCAGGTAGAGCAGTTACTGCATGTAGCCACGTCCCACTTTATCGCCGAGTGCATAAGGCGGGGTGTGAAGGAGATAGTTGTAGGAAACCTTAATGGAATCCGTGAGAGCATCGACTATGGAGACCGGTTGAACCAGCGTCTTCACGCCTGGCCGTACCGCAAGCTGGTCAACATGCTCAAGTACAAAGGGGCACTGGTGGGAATTATAGTCCGAGACGACGTAGACGAAGATAACACCTCCAAGACCTGCCACAGTTGCGGGGCAATCAAAACATCCAATCGAAAGCGTCGGGGACTGTACGCCTGCTCCTGCGGCTGGAGGGCGCAGGCGGACGCAAACGGTGCTCTAAACATCTTTGAAAGAGCTTTCCAGGTATCTCCCGTGAAGGGGAGTAGTGGCCGTGTGGCGCGGCCCGCGGTCGTGTCATACCTGTTGGGATGGCACGGCGTCGCCGAACCGAAGCGCAAGAATAAATTTTTGCGCGCATCCGCTTGA
- the tnpA gene encoding IS200/IS605 family transposase: MKKDAWKSTGTAVYNINYHFVWSTKYRRKVLFSPVDETLKGAITALCMEHGYELLALEVMPDHVHVFLSAPPKIAPAVIAKVLKGSTARMLFVKHPELKKKLWGGHLWNPSYYVGTAGEVSSDTIRRYIEAQKTEGGGD, encoded by the coding sequence ATGAAGAAGGATGCTTGGAAATCAACTGGAACAGCAGTTTACAACATCAACTACCACTTTGTATGGTCAACGAAGTACCGCCGTAAGGTATTGTTCTCACCAGTAGACGAAACCCTGAAGGGAGCAATTACTGCTCTCTGCATGGAACATGGCTACGAGCTGCTGGCCTTGGAAGTCATGCCCGACCACGTACACGTTTTTCTTTCCGCCCCTCCCAAAATAGCTCCGGCAGTAATCGCCAAGGTGTTAAAAGGTTCCACGGCCCGCATGCTTTTTGTGAAGCATCCGGAACTCAAGAAGAAACTCTGGGGCGGCCATCTATGGAACCCGAGCTACTACGTGGGCACAGCCGGAGAGGTTTCTAGTGATACTATCAGGCGGTACATCGAAGCTCAAAAAACAGAGGGAGGAGGTGATTGA